In the Colletotrichum higginsianum IMI 349063 chromosome 7 map unlocalized unitig_7, whole genome shotgun sequence genome, one interval contains:
- a CDS encoding ph domain-containing protein, with protein MGGWTAFLFTYLLGGLTFLPLVILVALIHAYLTLPYRHDANTTRDVADVVDDSPGFIIQPGDDLTGLEAVKASTKDDTPTSTTTKRSAQDNDVAAGYFAVCREYTPMGINAKPIERATPTGSTTVAPPSQSVYQTMYKSIFERKPIPGPLDNRNGLSQRPKNAGNVFYVVLRHGHLMLFDDDEQLEVRHVVSLLHHDISIYSGGDVTPEGELYIKRNALCLSRRTDEPEVGPDSRLSKPFYLFSENCSAKEDFYFAMLRNQEQNFSAERKAPRPKQFEVKNIIALVQKLHSSEEHLSTRWLNAMIGRVFLGIYKTTDLEHFIREKLTKKIARVKRPSFLTNIAIRGIDTGESAPIITNPRHKDLNVEGECVMEADFRYTGNFRIEVAATARIDLGARFKVREVDLVLAVVLKKLEGHMLFKIKPPPSNRVWLSFQSMPKMEMTIEPIVSARQITYTIILRQIENRIKEVIAETLVQPFWDDMPFFNTEHKKWRGGIWEDDDAVVGSRSAETNVAGDGDVEGVDRLDETGDLQSDMRPFEKSHSMPIIENSQPAGLFGRKIQGKGPNSTLNGSSTSVDAMGSPSSTASATSVPKPFRSPSLSSPANPVVGTDVAHADVFKPSSSPPDHASSMMAALSARSTPATAVSEAPARPAPVAKAPSQSSASSSHEATDNEHEADRTPMAKGRRSTTSSAESMRILESTDPSSPTSSSRASVKSATGSISKGLFRRENTGSTNSTTPTNGETKRTTLSAVANAAVTARQWGWNAIQKHKDAKNGNGAEQNAPLDLNQPMGRGRPLPPPGTPLPPPERGSKVTTIPVPKRKPIPPPNLVERPQSNASSESRPERRPVPPPPLPSRRHIDTHKNVDEGGGESLLVVEAPLDSEPSTPMDENMPPPTYVQPWAEDASDNEEIAEALQTRNHREDEKGVERNRMPPPLPRRRGKHEEERPVEAVPTNMVNDDDDYSAWIDDAQDDLVGGGRGSVEVK; from the exons ATGGGGGGTTGGACGGCTTTCCTCTTTACCTACCTCTTGGGAGGCTTgaccttcttgcccttggtcATCTTGGTTGCCCTCATCCACGCCTATTTGACCCTCCCCTACCGACATGATGCCAATACGACCCGTGACGttgccgacgtcgtcgacgacagccCGGGCTTCATCAtccagcccggcgacgacctTACGGGCCTCGAGGCGGTGAAAGCTTCGACCAAGGACGACACGCCGACGAGTACGACAACGAAGCGCTCCGCCCAGGATAatgacgtcgccgccggctacTTCGCCGTTTGCAGAGAGTACACTCCCATGGGCATCAACGCGAAGCCCATTGAGCGAGCCACCCCGACTGGCTCTACCACCGTCGCCCCGCCGAGCCAGAGCGTCTATCAGACCATGTACAAGAGCATCTTCGAGCGTAAGCCAATCCCGGGACCCTTGGATAACAGAAACGGCCTAAGCCAGCGTCCCAAGAATGCCGGTAACGTCTTCTACGTCGTTTTGAG GCATGGCCACCTGATGCtctttgacgacgacgaacagCTCGAAGTCCGACATGTGGTCTCGCTCCTACACCACGACATCAGTATATACTCCGGTGGGGATGTAACGCCTGAAGGCGAGCTGTACATCAAGAGGAATGCGTTGTGTCTGTCGCGGAGGACAGACGAGCCCGAAGTCGGCCCGGACAGCCGCTTATCCAAGCCGTTTTACCTCTTCTCGGAAAACTGCTCGGCCAAGGAGGATTTCTACTTTGCCATGCTCCGGAACCAGGAGCAGAACTTCAGCGCCGAGAGGAAAGCCCCCAGGCCGAAGCAGTTTGAGGTTAAAAACATCATTGCGCTGGTCCAGAAGCTGCACTCGTCAGAGGAGCATCTGTCCACGAGATGGTTAAATGCCATGATTGGTCGAGTGTTTCTAGGGATCTACAAGACCACGGACCTGGAGCACTTTATCCGCGAGAAGCTGACCAAAAAGATTGCCCGTGTGAAGCGGCCGTCTTTCCTTACCAACATCGCCATTCGCGGAATCGACACCGGCGAGTCCGCACCTATCATCACGAATCCACGCCACAAGGACTTGAATGTGGAAGGCGAATGCGTCATGGAGGCCGATTTTCGGTACACGGGCAACTTTCGCATTGAAGTGGCTGCTACGGCTCGCATCGACCTCGGAGCGCGCTTCAAGGTGCGCGAGGTCGATCTCGTGCTTGCCGTCGTCctgaagaagctcgagggccACATGCTGTTCAAGATCAAACCCCCGCCGAGCAACAGAGTATGGCTCTCTTTCCAGAGCATGCCAAAAATGGAGATGACGATCGAGCCGATTGTTAGCGCTAGACAGATCACGTACACGATTATTTTACGACAAATCGAAAACAGGATCAAGGAGGTTATTGCCGAGACGTTAGTGCAACCGTTTTGGGACGACATGCCGTTCTTCAACACAGAACACAAGAAGTGGCGGGGCGGCATTtgggaggacgacgatgccgtcgttgGTTCCCGTAGCGCGGAGACCAATGTTGCAGGAGACGGCGATGTGGAAGGTGTCGATCGTCTGGACGAGACGGGAGACTTGCAAAGTGACATGAGACCATTCGAGAAGAGCCACAGCATGCCAATAATCGAGAACTCCCAACCCGCCGGCTTATTCGGCAGGAAGATTCAGGGCAAGGGACCGAACAGTACCCTCAACGGCTCTTCAACGAGCGTCGACGCCATGGGCTCCccgtcgtcaacggcgtcaGCGACATCCGTCCCTAAGCCGTTCAGATCGCCGTCGCTCTCAAGTCCCGCGAATCCCGTGGTTGGCACTGACGTAGCTCACGCGGACGTATTCAaaccctcgtcttcgccgcctgATCATGCTTCGAGCATGATGGCGGCACTGTCAGCaaggtcgacgccggcgacggctgTCTCTGAGGCACCAGCCAGGCCTGCGCCCGTCGCCAAAGCTCCAAGCCAATCTTCCGCGTCCTCCTCACACGAAGCGACGGATAACGAGCACGAGGCAGATCGCACGCCGATGGCCAAGGGACGACGAAGcacgacctcgtcggccgagTCTATGCGCATACTTGAGTCCACGGACCCGAGCTCGCCAACGTCGTCCTCAAGAGCCTCTGTCAAGAGTGCTACAGGGTCCATTTCCAAGGGACTTTTTCGACGAGAGAACACGGGGAGCACGAACTCGACCACGCCGACAAACGGCGAGACGAAACGCACCACCCTGTCGGCTGTAGCGAACGCCGCGGTCACGGCCAGGCAATGGGGCTGGAACGCAATTCAGAAACACAAGGACGCCAAGAACGGCAACGGGGCGGAACAGAATGCCCCGCTGGATCTGAACCAACCGATGGGGAGAGGCCGACCCTTACCGCCGCCCGGCACGCCGCTCCCACCACCCGAGAGGGGATCCAAAGTCACGACGATCCCCGTGCCGAAGCGGAAGCCCATACCCCCGCCTAACCTGGTCGAACGCCCGCAGTCAAACGCATCGTCGGAGAGCAGACCTGAGCGCCGGCCTgtgccaccgccgccgttgccgtcgcgCCGCCACATCGACACGCACAAGAACGTAGACGAAGGTGGCGGTGAGAGCTTGCTGGTCGTGGAGGCGCCGCTTGACTCGgagccgtcgacgccgatggaCGAGAACATGCCCCCGCCGACGTATGTCCAGCCGTGGGCCGAGGACGCGTCTGATAACGAGGAAATTGCGGAAGCGTTGCAGACGCGAAACCACAGAGAAGATGAGAAGGGAGTGGAGAGGAACAGGATGCCCCCGCccctcccgcgccgccgtgggAAGCATGAAGAGGAGCGGCCTGTTGAGGCCGTCCCTACGAACATGGTgaatgacgatgatgattACTCTGCGTGGATCGACGATGCGCAGGACGATTTGGTTGGCGGCGGGAGGGGCAGCGTGGAGGTGAAGTGA